One genomic window of Sulfurovum lithotrophicum includes the following:
- a CDS encoding anhydro-N-acetylmuramic acid kinase has translation MNKEHYIGIMSGTSMDGVDVVLCEIDKQSCLLKASLEYPFPSDLKDEMHSMISGECTLAEVGTVDVRLAILFSDAVNTLLEQEHIDPQSIKAIGSHGQTLWHEPEGMYPFSMQLGDPSTITVRTGIKVVADFRQKDMALGGQGAPFAPAFHAFLFGNTEATESYVSILNMGGMANITVLGKTLLGYDTGPGNVLMDMWIAEHKDVTYDRNGEWARSGEVIYPLLEAMLEDPYFSQPYPKSTGREKFNKSWLEKGLNPTLQPQDIQRTLLELTAISISNEVLKFNPDLLMLCGGGAKNSFLVERLAALMPNIQVGVMENADTLEAMTFAWLAYKRLHNEHVDLKDVTGARRNAVLGGVYV, from the coding sequence ATGAATAAAGAACACTATATCGGTATTATGTCGGGTACATCAATGGATGGCGTGGATGTGGTGCTGTGCGAAATAGACAAGCAATCCTGCCTGCTCAAAGCATCTCTTGAGTATCCGTTCCCTTCTGATCTGAAAGATGAGATGCATTCGATGATCAGCGGGGAGTGTACTCTTGCCGAAGTCGGCACAGTAGATGTCAGACTGGCAATACTTTTTTCCGATGCGGTCAATACCCTGCTGGAACAAGAGCATATAGACCCCCAAAGTATCAAAGCTATCGGTTCGCACGGACAGACACTTTGGCATGAACCCGAGGGAATGTACCCTTTCTCCATGCAGTTGGGAGACCCTTCTACGATCACGGTCAGGACCGGCATCAAGGTCGTAGCAGATTTCAGACAGAAAGATATGGCACTTGGAGGGCAGGGGGCACCTTTTGCTCCGGCGTTCCATGCCTTTCTTTTCGGGAATACAGAAGCCACAGAATCTTATGTAAGCATTTTGAACATGGGGGGCATGGCAAACATCACTGTTTTGGGAAAAACACTCTTGGGCTACGATACAGGCCCGGGAAATGTGCTGATGGATATGTGGATCGCAGAGCATAAAGATGTTACTTATGACAGAAACGGTGAATGGGCACGAAGCGGAGAGGTGATCTACCCGCTTTTGGAGGCAATGCTGGAAGACCCCTACTTCTCTCAGCCTTACCCCAAAAGCACAGGGAGAGAAAAGTTCAATAAATCCTGGCTTGAAAAAGGTCTAAATCCAACATTACAGCCGCAGGATATACAGCGTACATTGTTGGAACTGACCGCTATCAGCATCTCCAATGAAGTGCTGAAATTCAATCCTGACCTGCTGATGCTCTGTGGTGGCGGTGCAAAGAACAGTTTTCTAGTGGAGCGACTGGCAGCTTTGATGCCGAATATACAGGTTGGTGTCATGGAAAACGCAGACACACTTGAAGCGATGACCTTCGCCTGGCTGGCGTACAAACGCCTGCACAATGAACACGTGGATCTCAAAGATGTGACGGGAGCAAGGCGAAATGCCGTTCTTGGAGGTGTCTATGTATAA